One genomic segment of Amycolatopsis sp. WQ 127309 includes these proteins:
- a CDS encoding PrgI family mobile element protein, whose amino-acid sequence MRIPADVDRPDRVLGPFTARQLAILGLAALLLYGLYLLTRPFLPVPIFLLLAAPLGIAVAMLALGRRDGVALDHLAVAAIRQHLSPRHRVAAPEGVCAAPAWIAPHTGMGASSRGRRPGGSTVSPAPLRLPAERVDDLGGNAGVIDLGGDGLAVIAVCSTVNFSLRTPAEQEALVASFSRYLHSMTAPVQILVRAERLDLAPQIEQLRDRAGGLPHPALEAAARDHADYLAELTAQSDLLRRQVLLVLREPLRTGPAPATATLLPWRRDQGGQPTSDSARHAAEQRLVRRLAEACDLLTAAGITLTPLDAAAATGVLASACNPDTFLLPSADLAAADDVITATSTFTDLYGNSDPPPGRAAPPDTGTRAPQQRSAAASRMGASGPWLDEDDDWDYDDEIEGR is encoded by the coding sequence GTGCGTATTCCGGCTGACGTCGATCGCCCGGACCGGGTTCTCGGCCCCTTCACCGCCCGGCAGCTGGCGATCCTCGGCCTCGCCGCGCTGCTGCTCTACGGGCTCTATCTGCTCACCCGTCCGTTCCTGCCGGTGCCGATCTTCCTGTTGCTCGCCGCGCCGCTCGGGATCGCGGTCGCAATGCTCGCGTTGGGGCGCCGGGACGGGGTGGCGCTGGACCACCTCGCCGTCGCCGCGATCCGGCAGCACCTGTCCCCGCGGCATCGCGTCGCCGCCCCTGAAGGTGTGTGCGCGGCCCCGGCCTGGATCGCTCCGCACACGGGCATGGGGGCGTCGTCGCGGGGCCGACGGCCGGGCGGGAGCACGGTCTCGCCGGCGCCGCTGAGGCTGCCCGCCGAGCGAGTCGACGATCTCGGCGGCAACGCCGGGGTGATCGATCTCGGCGGGGACGGATTGGCGGTGATCGCGGTCTGCTCGACGGTGAACTTCTCCCTGCGGACCCCCGCCGAGCAGGAAGCGCTCGTCGCCTCGTTCTCCCGTTACCTGCACAGCATGACCGCGCCGGTGCAGATCCTCGTGCGCGCCGAACGGCTCGACCTCGCCCCGCAGATCGAGCAGCTGCGCGACCGCGCGGGCGGGCTCCCGCATCCCGCGTTGGAGGCCGCTGCCCGTGACCACGCCGACTACCTCGCCGAGCTCACAGCCCAGTCCGACCTGCTGCGCCGCCAGGTGCTGCTCGTGCTGCGCGAGCCGCTGCGCACCGGCCCGGCTCCGGCCACCGCGACGCTGCTGCCCTGGCGACGCGACCAGGGCGGGCAGCCGACCAGCGACAGCGCTCGGCACGCCGCCGAGCAGCGGCTCGTGCGCCGCCTCGCCGAAGCCTGCGACCTTCTGACGGCCGCGGGGATCACGCTGACCCCGCTGGACGCCGCCGCGGCGACCGGGGTTCTGGCCTCGGCGTGCAACCCGGACACGTTCCTCCTGCCGTCTGCAGATCTCGCCGCGGCCGACGACGTCATCACCGCCACTTCGACCTTCACCGATCTCTACGGCAACAGCGATCCCCCGCCTGGCCGCGCGGCGCCGCCCGATACCGGCACGCGCGCGCCGCAGCAGCGCTCGGCCGCCGCATCACGCATGGGGGCATCGGGTCCGTGGCTGGACGAGGACGACGACTGGGATTACGACGACGAGATCGAAGGCAGGTAG
- a CDS encoding pilin: MALLLGGSAAWAETVQYVALAQTVDQVLSNIRNWIMGILAGVALVFFTLGGLRYLMANGDPGDVEKAKGAFKAAGIGFGLAALAPLVVEILKTIVGGV, encoded by the coding sequence ATGGCGCTGCTGCTGGGCGGGTCGGCGGCGTGGGCGGAGACCGTGCAGTACGTCGCGCTCGCCCAGACCGTGGATCAGGTCCTGTCCAACATCCGCAACTGGATCATGGGCATCCTCGCCGGGGTCGCGTTGGTGTTCTTCACCCTCGGCGGGCTGCGCTACCTGATGGCCAACGGCGACCCCGGCGACGTCGAGAAAGCCAAAGGCGCCTTCAAGGCAGCCGGCATCGGGTTCGGCCTGGCCGCGCTCGCCCCGCTGGTGGTCGAGATCCTCAAGACCATCGTCGGCGGGGTGTGA
- a CDS encoding VirB4 family type IV secretion system protein yields the protein MARHTTTARSGSAGAFTPDSLSVAARHLEIGNEFVASFGITGYPQEVYPGWLAPLLTYPARLDVSVHIQPVDPATAATGLRRQRAKLESSRRQNARHDRLDDPDLDAAADDAADLSRRLARGEGRLFRFGLYLTIHAPDERTLTEEVSALRSLCASLLLDAKPATYRALQGWVSTLPLGLDPLGLTRTFDTAAVSAAYPFTSPDLPPTDPATATPAGVLYGYNVGSAGLVHWDRFACDNYNSVILGRSGSGKSYLVKLETLRSLYSGIQAFVIDPEDEYARLATQVGGTYLHLGADGVRLNPFDLPIHTDSGGRRTAPPDALRRRSLFLHTVLAVLFGVEITAAERSALDTAIIATYAGAGITDAPRTWTRPAPLLRDLRDALAATGDAGDAVAADLSARLHPFVDGAFSDLFAGPTSTAPDGHLVVFSLRDLPDELRAIGTLLVLDAVWRRVSNPAHRRRRLVVIDEAWLLMQQPDGARYLYRMAKALRKHWGGVTVASQDAGDVLSSEVGKAVVANAATQILMRQAPQAIEEIAAAFDLSAGERQFLLSADRGQGLLSSGTQRVAFQSLASPAENYLVTTDPAELAGFAEDLPDIRESPHAEAYIDLGTVDQPGTEVQSEVDLDVS from the coding sequence ATGGCTCGACACACCACCACGGCCCGCAGCGGGTCGGCGGGAGCGTTCACCCCGGACTCGTTGTCGGTCGCCGCCCGCCATCTGGAAATCGGCAACGAATTCGTCGCCTCCTTCGGGATCACCGGCTACCCGCAGGAGGTCTACCCCGGCTGGCTCGCCCCGCTGCTGACCTACCCCGCCCGTCTGGACGTCTCCGTGCACATCCAGCCCGTCGACCCGGCCACCGCCGCCACCGGCCTGCGCCGCCAGCGCGCCAAACTCGAATCCTCCCGCCGCCAGAACGCCCGCCACGACCGGCTCGACGACCCCGACCTCGACGCCGCGGCCGACGACGCCGCCGACCTCTCCCGGCGCCTGGCCCGCGGCGAAGGCCGGCTGTTCCGGTTCGGGCTCTACCTCACCATCCACGCCCCCGACGAGCGCACCCTCACCGAAGAGGTCTCGGCGCTGCGGTCGCTGTGCGCGTCCCTGCTCCTGGACGCCAAACCCGCCACCTACCGGGCGCTGCAGGGCTGGGTGTCCACGCTGCCGCTCGGCCTCGATCCGCTCGGGCTGACCCGCACCTTCGACACCGCCGCCGTGTCGGCGGCCTACCCGTTCACCTCACCCGACCTGCCCCCGACCGACCCGGCCACCGCGACCCCGGCCGGCGTGCTCTACGGCTACAACGTCGGCTCCGCCGGTCTGGTGCACTGGGACCGCTTCGCCTGCGACAACTACAACTCCGTCATCCTGGGCCGCTCCGGCTCCGGCAAGAGCTACCTCGTCAAGCTCGAGACGCTGCGCAGCCTCTACAGCGGCATCCAGGCGTTCGTCATCGACCCCGAGGACGAATACGCCCGCCTTGCCACCCAGGTCGGCGGCACCTACCTGCACCTCGGCGCCGACGGCGTCCGGCTGAACCCGTTCGACCTGCCCATCCACACCGACTCCGGCGGCCGCCGTACCGCACCGCCCGATGCGCTGCGCAGGCGCAGCCTGTTCCTGCACACCGTTCTCGCCGTCCTGTTCGGCGTCGAGATCACCGCCGCAGAAAGGTCCGCGCTCGACACGGCCATCATCGCCACCTACGCCGGCGCCGGAATCACCGACGCCCCACGTACCTGGACTCGACCGGCGCCGCTGCTGCGGGATCTGCGCGATGCCCTGGCGGCGACCGGCGACGCGGGTGACGCCGTCGCCGCGGACCTCTCGGCCCGGTTGCACCCGTTCGTCGACGGCGCCTTCAGCGACCTCTTCGCCGGCCCCACCTCCACCGCGCCCGACGGGCATCTCGTGGTGTTCTCGCTACGCGACCTGCCCGATGAGCTGCGCGCGATCGGGACGTTACTGGTGCTGGACGCGGTGTGGCGGCGAGTGTCCAACCCGGCGCATCGACGGCGCAGGCTCGTGGTCATCGACGAGGCATGGCTGCTGATGCAGCAACCCGACGGCGCTCGCTACCTGTATCGGATGGCCAAGGCGCTGCGCAAACACTGGGGCGGGGTGACGGTTGCCAGCCAGGATGCCGGTGACGTGCTCAGCAGCGAGGTCGGCAAGGCCGTCGTCGCGAACGCCGCCACCCAGATCCTCATGCGTCAAGCACCGCAGGCGATCGAGGAGATCGCGGCGGCGTTCGACCTCTCCGCCGGTGAGCGGCAGTTCCTGCTCTCCGCCGACCGCGGTCAAGGACTGCTGTCCTCGGGCACCCAGCGGGTCGCCTTCCAGTCCTTGGCTTCCCCCGCAGAGAACTACCTCGTCACCACCGACCCGGCCGAACTCGCCGGCTTCGCCGAGGACCTCCCAGACATCCGAGAATCACCGCACGCCGAGGCTTACATCGACCTGGGCACCGTGGACCAGCCGGGGACCGAGGTCCAGAGCGAGGTCGATCTCGATGTGTCCTGA
- a CDS encoding type IV secretory system conjugative DNA transfer family protein has protein sequence MCPDLQLWGQPPVPRSWVGDYLRDPGNAVLTVLSALRDVALEWAPVAISALAVVLAGSAVTRRWWRIRRHAALLADARRITVLAPPTVDPAGGAAVWSNLVGLLRPAWRRLWAGQPHVGMEYVFGEHGVAIGFWVPGVIPPGLVERAIEAAWPGAHTRTEPAISPFPCLATGRRRITVGGQLRLARSESLPIRTGFDADPIRGLLGAPVGLGRDEHACVQVLARPVTGRRVAQARRAARRVHRGSSARLGGRLLDALTPGGRATRSGRTADARRISQDPQLSLEYSAQNKAIVSKQRGSQYETLVRYAVTADLPAGADEDAVRRTRDTARGRAHALAASFAAYTEHNYYRRTRLPQPARALAERRLERGDLLSVPELAALAHLPIDAEIPGVERAGARAVAPPPSVAAPGPEVKPLGRADTGHGRPVGLRVTDARQHIHIIGATGSGKSTLLGNLVLDDVAHGRGVVVVDPKGDLVTDVLNRIPLAAADRVVLFDADSMHRPPIINPLDGEDTDREVDNVVSVFRRVYSAFWGPRTDDLMRVSCLTLRAQEGVPTLADLPKLLTSDAFRARITTGLTDPVLTGFWDGYEELTDSSRSQIISPLMNKLRAFLLRPFVKEAIAGGRSTVDMAQVLNEGGICLVRIPKGSLGDETTRLVGSLIVARTWQAATARARTPQRLRPDASVVVDEFHNFLNMPYSLEDILPESRGYHVGWTLAHQNLAQLHRELKEGLSTNARSKIIYSASPEDARELAQHTAPRLSAHDLSHLDTYHAAARLVTNGGESEPFTMLTNPMPDPIPGRSRKLRAAVRARRRSGMTAADSTTGPRTSSCGPSTTRTVRPTRTPKTDPRRSAS, from the coding sequence ATGTGTCCTGACCTGCAGCTCTGGGGCCAACCACCGGTGCCTCGTAGCTGGGTGGGTGACTACCTGCGCGATCCCGGCAACGCCGTCCTCACCGTGCTGTCCGCACTCCGCGACGTCGCCCTGGAATGGGCACCGGTGGCGATCTCGGCGCTGGCCGTGGTTCTCGCGGGCTCGGCTGTGACCCGGCGCTGGTGGCGGATCCGCCGGCACGCCGCGCTGCTCGCGGACGCCCGGCGGATCACGGTGCTCGCGCCACCGACGGTGGACCCGGCCGGCGGGGCCGCGGTCTGGTCCAACCTCGTCGGGCTGCTGCGTCCGGCCTGGCGGCGGTTGTGGGCCGGGCAGCCGCACGTGGGGATGGAGTACGTGTTCGGCGAGCACGGCGTCGCCATCGGGTTTTGGGTTCCCGGTGTCATCCCGCCCGGCCTGGTCGAGCGTGCGATCGAAGCGGCCTGGCCCGGCGCCCACACTCGCACCGAACCGGCCATCTCACCCTTCCCCTGCCTGGCCACCGGCCGGCGGCGGATCACCGTCGGCGGGCAACTGCGCCTGGCCCGCTCCGAATCGCTGCCGATCAGGACCGGGTTCGACGCCGACCCGATCCGCGGACTGCTCGGCGCCCCCGTCGGGCTGGGCCGCGACGAGCACGCCTGCGTCCAGGTGCTGGCCCGCCCGGTCACCGGCCGCCGCGTCGCCCAGGCCCGCCGCGCGGCCCGCCGGGTCCACCGCGGTTCCTCCGCCCGGCTCGGCGGTCGGCTGCTCGACGCCCTCACTCCGGGTGGGCGGGCTACCCGGTCCGGGCGGACGGCCGACGCTCGGCGGATCAGTCAAGACCCGCAGCTGTCCTTGGAATATTCGGCGCAGAACAAGGCGATCGTGAGCAAACAGCGCGGCTCTCAGTACGAGACGCTCGTCCGCTACGCCGTCACGGCCGATCTGCCCGCCGGCGCCGACGAGGACGCGGTGCGGCGGACCCGTGACACCGCCCGCGGCCGGGCACACGCGCTGGCGGCCTCGTTCGCCGCCTACACCGAGCACAACTACTACCGCCGCACCCGATTGCCCCAGCCGGCTCGCGCTCTCGCCGAACGTCGACTCGAGCGCGGCGACCTGCTGTCGGTCCCTGAGCTGGCCGCGCTCGCGCACCTGCCTATCGACGCCGAGATACCCGGCGTGGAACGCGCCGGCGCACGAGCAGTCGCCCCGCCACCGTCGGTCGCGGCGCCGGGACCGGAGGTCAAGCCGCTCGGGCGAGCCGACACCGGCCACGGCCGCCCGGTCGGGCTGCGCGTGACCGACGCCCGCCAGCACATCCACATCATCGGCGCCACCGGCTCGGGCAAGTCGACCCTGCTCGGGAACCTGGTCCTCGACGACGTCGCACACGGCCGCGGCGTCGTGGTGGTCGATCCCAAGGGCGACCTGGTCACCGACGTTCTCAACCGGATTCCGCTGGCCGCGGCGGACCGGGTCGTGCTCTTCGACGCCGACTCGATGCACCGCCCGCCGATCATCAACCCGCTCGACGGCGAGGACACCGACCGCGAAGTCGACAACGTCGTGTCCGTGTTCCGGCGCGTCTACTCCGCGTTCTGGGGCCCGCGCACCGACGACCTGATGCGCGTGTCCTGCCTGACCCTGCGCGCGCAAGAAGGCGTTCCCACACTCGCCGACCTCCCGAAGCTGCTCACCAGCGACGCGTTCCGGGCCCGCATCACCACCGGGCTGACCGACCCGGTCCTCACCGGATTCTGGGACGGCTATGAAGAGCTGACCGACAGCTCCCGCTCCCAGATCATCTCCCCATTGATGAACAAGCTGCGCGCGTTCCTGCTGCGGCCGTTCGTCAAAGAGGCGATCGCCGGGGGCCGCTCCACCGTCGACATGGCACAAGTGCTCAACGAGGGCGGGATCTGCCTCGTCCGCATCCCCAAGGGCTCCCTCGGCGACGAAACCACCCGGCTGGTCGGATCCCTGATCGTGGCGCGCACCTGGCAGGCGGCCACCGCACGGGCCCGGACTCCGCAACGGCTCCGGCCGGACGCCAGCGTCGTCGTCGACGAGTTCCACAACTTCCTCAACATGCCGTACTCCCTGGAAGACATCCTCCCCGAGTCCCGCGGCTACCACGTGGGCTGGACCCTCGCGCACCAGAACTTGGCTCAGCTGCACCGCGAGCTGAAGGAAGGGCTGTCCACCAACGCCCGCTCGAAGATCATCTACTCCGCATCCCCCGAAGACGCCCGCGAACTCGCCCAGCACACCGCACCGCGGCTGTCCGCCCACGACCTGTCCCATCTCGACACCTACCACGCCGCGGCGCGGCTGGTCACCAACGGCGGCGAATCCGAGCCCTTCACCATGCTCACCAACCCGATGCCCGACCCGATTCCGGGCAGGTCACGGAAACTCCGCGCGGCCGTGCGGGCC